A window of the Polaribacter sp. HaHaR_3_91 genome harbors these coding sequences:
- a CDS encoding aspartate aminotransferase family protein, with protein sequence MKSPFYLTKEEMKSYGYKIVDIIVDHYKEEENKKPVIKASREEMDSLFLSEAPDDATDANEVLDFVVNNVLPNSNISTHPKSFSFVPGPSNFISTMADSLATGFNIFSGGWIVSPAAAELEIVTLNWLLKMFHFPVTKGGGIFTSGGSMANLTALTTARRIKCGDDFSKGIIYLSDQAHSSNIKAIQVLGFKKEQIKIIPTDSEFKFSMNKLKNEIARDQLEGKKPFCIIASAGTTNTGTVDPLDDLADICEKENLWFHIDGAYGAAAILSKKGSRILRGIERADSLTVDPHKWFFQPYEIGCLLVKDASWLSNTFSEKPEYLRDIEGNESEINFYDYGIQLTRRFRALKFYMSIKTYGLNAFKKAITYNIDLADKTEDILRKSKNWEIVSPATLAIINFRYNPLNKDLTEKEVDTLNQEISTRVVDSREAFLVTTVLQNQVVIRMCLINPKTTLKHVTDTLDQCEVFAKQILLDWKK encoded by the coding sequence ATGAAATCACCTTTTTATTTAACAAAAGAAGAAATGAAATCTTATGGTTATAAGATTGTAGATATTATAGTAGACCATTACAAAGAAGAAGAAAATAAAAAGCCAGTAATTAAGGCTTCTAGAGAAGAAATGGACTCATTATTTTTAAGTGAAGCTCCAGATGATGCTACTGATGCAAATGAAGTATTAGATTTTGTGGTGAATAATGTGCTACCAAATAGTAATATATCTACCCATCCGAAATCTTTTTCTTTTGTACCTGGCCCAAGTAATTTTATTAGTACTATGGCAGATTCTTTAGCAACAGGTTTTAATATTTTTTCTGGTGGATGGATTGTTTCCCCTGCAGCTGCAGAGTTAGAAATAGTAACTTTAAATTGGTTGCTAAAAATGTTTCATTTCCCTGTTACTAAAGGTGGCGGAATTTTTACAAGTGGTGGTTCTATGGCTAATTTAACAGCCTTAACTACTGCTAGAAGAATAAAGTGTGGTGATGATTTTTCTAAAGGTATTATCTATTTATCTGACCAAGCACATTCTTCTAACATTAAGGCAATTCAGGTTTTAGGGTTTAAAAAAGAACAAATTAAAATAATTCCGACAGATTCTGAATTTAAGTTTAGCATGAATAAACTTAAAAATGAAATAGCAAGGGATCAGTTAGAAGGTAAAAAACCATTTTGTATTATTGCATCCGCAGGTACTACCAATACAGGTACTGTAGATCCTTTAGACGATTTAGCAGACATCTGTGAAAAAGAAAATCTTTGGTTTCATATAGATGGTGCTTATGGTGCTGCTGCAATTTTATCTAAAAAAGGGAGTAGAATTTTACGCGGAATAGAACGTGCAGATTCTTTAACAGTGGATCCTCATAAATGGTTTTTTCAACCGTACGAGATTGGTTGTCTACTAGTAAAAGATGCCTCTTGGTTAAGTAATACATTTAGTGAAAAACCAGAATATTTAAGGGATATTGAAGGGAATGAGTCTGAAATTAATTTTTATGATTACGGGATTCAATTAACAAGAAGGTTTAGAGCTTTAAAGTTTTACATGTCTATAAAAACGTATGGTTTAAATGCATTTAAGAAAGCCATTACCTATAATATAGATTTGGCTGATAAAACTGAAGATATCTTAAGAAAAAGTAAAAACTGGGAAATTGTTTCTCCGGCTACTTTAGCAATTATTAACTTTAGATATAACCCATTAAATAAAGATTTAACAGAAAAAGAAGTAGATACATTAAACCAAGAAATTTCTACGAGAGTGGTAGATTCTAGAGAAGCCTTTTTAGTAACCACTGTTTTACAAAATCAAGTAGTTATTAGAATGTGTTTAATAAACCCTAAAACAACTTTAAAGCATGTTACAGACACTTTAGACCAATGTGAAGTATTTGCTAAACAGATTCTTTTAGATTGGAAAAAGTAG
- a CDS encoding DUF542 domain-containing protein — MNKSVATIVIENINTASVFKKYKIDFSIHGNMLLSQACEEKNTNLKQILKDLKAVNDKVYYLKDYNSWKLDFLIDFLVNIQHEYKEENILLLKEYGEKVAAIYGEEYKELIEVNLLILKVADNILEHMKNEERIIFPYIKKLIDANTKKIVTNTSNSPLNIPIDIIEDDHEKVSKTFKKIAKLTNNYKIPENACISFKVLYLKLQQFEELLNNHIHIENNILFPKAKRLEQSLTILS; from the coding sequence ATGAATAAAAGTGTTGCAACAATAGTTATTGAGAACATAAATACTGCCTCCGTTTTTAAAAAATATAAAATAGACTTTAGTATTCATGGAAACATGTTACTTAGTCAGGCTTGTGAAGAAAAAAACACCAATTTAAAACAAATTCTAAAAGATTTGAAAGCGGTAAATGATAAGGTTTACTATTTAAAAGATTATAATTCTTGGAAATTAGATTTTTTAATTGACTTTTTAGTTAACATTCAACATGAATACAAAGAAGAAAATATATTGCTTCTAAAGGAATATGGAGAAAAAGTAGCAGCTATTTATGGAGAAGAATATAAGGAGCTTATAGAAGTTAATCTGTTAATATTAAAAGTTGCAGATAACATTCTTGAACATATGAAAAATGAAGAACGTATTATTTTCCCTTATATTAAGAAGCTTATTGATGCGAATACTAAAAAAATAGTGACTAATACAAGTAACTCTCCCTTAAACATACCTATTGATATCATAGAAGATGATCATGAAAAGGTGAGTAAAACCTTTAAAAAAATAGCTAAATTAACTAATAATTACAAAATTCCAGAAAATGCATGTATTTCATTTAAAGTTTTATACTTAAAACTGCAGCAGTTTGAAGAATTATTAAATAATCATATTCATATAGAGAATAATATATTGTTTCCAAAAGCTAAAAGGTTAGAACAATCTTTAACTATACTTTCATAG
- a CDS encoding OstA-like protein — MKRILFLLLVISSAISFSQENRKIEYYAEQQEADEEKYPGATLLIGNVKMIHDGIILTSQQALYYKDKNFFKAIGNVLIKQGDTITQTSSYADYDANSKQAVSWGNVVLKDPTMTLTTDTLHFDRLNQKLYYKSYATIKDETNTLKSKNGNFYLEDKKFTATTRVTVVNPENHLESDHLDYYTNSGLTYLYGPTTITNTKNDNRIYCEKGFYNTKTDVSHFVKNAKLYLKERTIEGDSLYYDKRKGFASATNNIQVIDTVQNFITKGNYAEIFELKDSLYIIKKAVAISIIDKDSMFIHGDTLLVTGKPDKRVVRTYHNVKIFKSDLQGKCDSIHTNQETGLTKMFKNPVIWSDQNQITGDTIHLISNVETEKLDSLKVLNNSFIVSKDSVSNKDFNQIKGRNMFGKFKENKLRLLLVKGNAESVYFNRNEETNVLETITKEISSNIEFTLDSGQIETIKYLKKSDGNTYPPSKLPDDVRELKGFIWREDEQPKKMEDIFIKDNKDTIPTKTEDKVENISDLLSPKKNTKKKEEIKLPKPDISPKKQ; from the coding sequence TTGAAAAGAATACTTTTTTTACTTCTTGTTATTTCATCGGCCATTTCTTTTTCGCAAGAAAACAGAAAAATTGAATATTATGCAGAACAGCAAGAAGCTGATGAGGAAAAATATCCTGGAGCAACATTATTAATTGGTAATGTTAAAATGATTCACGACGGAATTATTTTAACAAGTCAACAAGCATTGTACTATAAGGACAAGAACTTCTTTAAAGCTATTGGAAATGTGCTAATTAAACAAGGTGACACCATTACACAAACAAGTAGTTATGCAGATTACGATGCTAATTCTAAGCAGGCAGTTTCTTGGGGAAATGTAGTTTTAAAAGACCCAACAATGACTTTAACTACAGATACATTGCATTTTGACAGACTAAATCAAAAACTGTATTATAAAAGTTACGCTACTATAAAAGACGAAACAAATACCTTAAAAAGTAAAAATGGAAACTTTTATTTAGAAGATAAAAAGTTTACTGCAACTACAAGAGTTACTGTTGTAAACCCAGAAAATCACCTAGAATCTGATCATTTAGATTATTATACCAATTCCGGACTTACCTACTTGTATGGCCCAACTACCATTACAAATACAAAAAATGATAATAGAATTTATTGTGAAAAAGGATTCTATAATACCAAAACAGATGTTTCTCATTTTGTTAAAAATGCAAAACTCTATCTAAAAGAAAGAACTATAGAAGGTGATAGTTTGTATTATGATAAGAGAAAAGGGTTTGCTTCTGCAACGAATAATATTCAGGTAATAGATACGGTTCAAAACTTTATAACCAAAGGAAATTACGCAGAAATATTTGAATTAAAAGATTCGCTGTATATTATTAAAAAAGCTGTTGCCATTTCTATTATTGATAAAGATTCTATGTTTATTCATGGAGATACTCTTTTAGTTACCGGTAAACCTGATAAAAGGGTTGTAAGAACGTATCACAATGTAAAAATTTTTAAATCGGATTTACAAGGAAAATGTGACTCCATACATACAAACCAAGAAACAGGTTTGACAAAAATGTTTAAAAACCCTGTAATTTGGTCAGATCAAAATCAAATTACAGGAGATACAATCCACTTAATATCTAACGTAGAAACCGAAAAATTAGACTCGTTAAAAGTTTTAAACAACTCATTTATTGTCTCTAAAGATTCTGTTTCTAACAAAGACTTTAACCAAATAAAAGGTAGAAATATGTTTGGGAAGTTTAAGGAAAATAAACTGCGCTTGCTTTTGGTAAAAGGTAATGCAGAATCTGTTTATTTTAATAGAAATGAAGAGACAAATGTGTTAGAAACCATTACAAAAGAAATATCTAGTAACATCGAATTCACCTTAGACAGTGGGCAGATTGAAACTATAAAGTATTTAAAAAAATCTGATGGAAATACCTATCCTCCTTCTAAATTACCAGATGATGTTAGAGAGCTAAAAGGTTTTATTTGGCGTGAAGATGAACAACCTAAAAAGATGGAAGACATTTTTATAAAAGACAATAAAGATACAATCCCTACTAAAACAGAAGATAAAGTCGAAAATATTTCTGACCTTCTTAGTCCAAAAAAGAATACGAAAAAGAAAGAAGAAATTAAATTACCTAAGCCAGATATTTCTCCTAAAAAACAATAA
- a CDS encoding aspartate aminotransferase family protein gives MKKDFFKYQAQTTPHPLAIEISKAKGSYIYDTSGKAYLDFVAGVSANSLGHNHPKVTDAIKNQLDAYAHVMVYGEFIQQPQVALCKILAQNSPENLNTVYITNSGTEATEGALKLAKRVTNRAEIIAAKNSYHGNTMGSMSVSGVEKQNQAFRPLIPGTRFIEFDNESEIDKITNKTAAVIIETIQGGAGFIESKDDFLSKVKQRCLEVGALLILDEIQTGIGRTGTFWGFENYNVIPDIIITGKGLGGGMPIGAFISSFENMSLLKDNPKLGHISTFAGHPVISAAAVATVKEITQNNFIKEVLRKEALIREHLVHPSIVEIRGKGLMLAAILESAELNSKVILKCLENGLVLFFLLFEEKAMRITPPLTISDEEIIKGCNIILKTIDEVTE, from the coding sequence TTGAAAAAAGATTTTTTTAAATACCAAGCACAAACCACTCCTCACCCACTTGCAATAGAAATTTCTAAGGCAAAAGGAAGTTATATTTACGATACTTCAGGAAAAGCATATTTAGACTTTGTTGCAGGTGTTTCTGCAAATAGTTTAGGTCATAATCACCCTAAAGTTACAGATGCCATAAAAAATCAATTAGATGCGTATGCGCATGTTATGGTTTATGGCGAGTTTATACAACAACCTCAAGTAGCATTGTGTAAAATTTTAGCACAAAATTCTCCAGAGAATTTAAACACTGTTTATATTACAAACTCTGGAACAGAAGCAACAGAAGGTGCTTTAAAATTAGCCAAAAGAGTTACTAATAGAGCAGAAATAATTGCTGCAAAAAACTCTTATCACGGTAATACAATGGGTTCTATGAGCGTTTCTGGGGTAGAAAAACAGAATCAAGCTTTTAGACCTTTAATTCCTGGAACAAGATTTATTGAATTCGATAATGAAAGTGAAATAGATAAGATCACGAATAAAACTGCTGCTGTAATTATAGAAACCATACAAGGTGGTGCTGGTTTTATTGAATCTAAAGATGATTTTTTATCGAAAGTAAAACAACGTTGTTTAGAAGTTGGTGCTTTGTTAATTTTAGATGAAATACAAACAGGAATTGGTAGAACTGGTACATTTTGGGGATTTGAAAACTACAATGTAATTCCGGATATCATAATTACTGGGAAAGGTTTAGGTGGTGGAATGCCAATTGGTGCATTTATTTCCTCATTTGAAAACATGAGTTTGTTAAAAGACAATCCTAAATTAGGTCATATTTCTACTTTTGCTGGTCATCCTGTTATTTCTGCAGCAGCCGTAGCAACTGTAAAAGAAATTACTCAGAATAACTTTATTAAAGAAGTTTTACGAAAAGAAGCGTTAATCAGAGAACATTTAGTACATCCTTCAATTGTAGAAATTAGAGGAAAAGGATTAATGTTAGCCGCTATTTTAGAATCTGCCGAATTAAATTCTAAAGTAATTTTAAAATGTTTAGAAAACGGATTAGTTCTATTCTTTTTATTGTTTGAAGAAAAAGCAATGAGAATTACGCCTCCATTGACCATTTCTGACGAAGAAATAATTAAAGGCTGCAACATCATTTTAAAGACAATTGACGAAGTAACCGAATAG
- a CDS encoding anti-sigma factor — protein sequence MKKILNLAFAFAIATTFVACSDDDNNNNIAPTTGDLTVDFTGLEALGADFVYEGWLIVNGSPVSTGTFTSVTFPQTYTVGIDDLQAATTFVLSIEPAGETGAEALAPAATKLLAGNFSGNIASVNSDNIVVDASGEIKDLGSSWGKYILATPTDNDDTNDASGIWFLDNSNDPTVAGLGLPTLTDGWKYEGWVVIDGTPVSTGTFTAVDVADDNAATSPFKGAVSNGPGYPGEDFVTGSAAGVDFPTDLKGKTVVISVEPSPDNSSAPFALKPLAHVVPSDAMTFTVINMVTGPLPILSGSVTR from the coding sequence ATGAAAAAAATTTTAAATTTAGCATTCGCATTTGCAATTGCAACTACTTTTGTAGCTTGTAGCGACGATGACAACAACAACAACATTGCACCAACAACAGGAGATTTAACAGTAGACTTTACAGGTTTAGAAGCATTAGGAGCTGATTTCGTTTACGAAGGTTGGTTAATTGTAAACGGAAGTCCGGTAAGTACAGGTACATTTACAAGCGTAACTTTTCCACAAACGTATACTGTTGGTATTGATGATTTACAAGCAGCAACAACGTTTGTTTTATCTATTGAGCCAGCTGGAGAAACAGGAGCAGAAGCTTTAGCACCAGCAGCAACGAAACTTTTAGCAGGTAACTTTTCTGGAAATATAGCAAGTGTAAATTCAGACAACATAGTTGTTGATGCTAGTGGAGAAATTAAAGATTTAGGATCTTCATGGGGAAAATATATTTTAGCTACACCTACAGATAATGACGATACAAATGATGCAAGTGGAATTTGGTTTTTAGATAATTCTAACGATCCTACTGTTGCGGGTTTAGGTTTACCAACTTTAACTGATGGATGGAAATATGAAGGATGGGTTGTTATAGATGGAACTCCAGTAAGTACAGGTACTTTTACTGCAGTTGATGTAGCAGACGATAACGCAGCAACATCACCTTTTAAAGGGGCTGTTAGTAATGGACCAGGTTATCCCGGTGAAGATTTTGTAACAGGATCTGCAGCAGGTGTAGATTTCCCTACAGATTTAAAAGGAAAAACAGTGGTAATTTCAGTAGAGCCAAGTCCAGATAATAGTTCTGCACCTTTTGCTTTAAAGCCTTTAGCGCATGTTGTACCATCAGATGCAATGACTTTTACAGTAATAAATATGGTAACAGGACCATTACCAATTTTATCTGGAAGTGTAACAAGATAA
- a CDS encoding Crp/Fnr family transcriptional regulator, translating into MNNLWFFDNVNLFNLLCPHKFKEYKKCHSFDAYKKSDYIYFEEDSASKVYLIEKGKVKLGYYTEEGNEVVKAILTKGELFGEKAILGEEIRNEFAQSVDASTSICPIGVETMHDLMRDNKTFSLKIYKFLGLRFKKLERRLQLILFKDSKTRFLEFMKELCEEFGHDCEKTGDKVIVHPYTQKDIASLIGTSRSNLNVLMNELKEANIISFNRKEIRLLQKIA; encoded by the coding sequence ATGAATAACTTATGGTTTTTTGATAACGTAAACTTATTTAACCTTCTTTGTCCTCACAAATTTAAAGAATATAAAAAGTGTCACTCTTTTGATGCTTATAAAAAAAGTGATTACATCTACTTTGAAGAAGACTCTGCAAGTAAAGTTTATCTCATAGAAAAAGGAAAAGTGAAGTTAGGGTATTATACAGAAGAGGGAAATGAAGTTGTTAAAGCCATTTTAACCAAAGGAGAATTGTTTGGAGAAAAAGCCATTTTAGGAGAGGAAATAAGAAATGAATTTGCGCAATCTGTAGATGCATCAACATCAATTTGTCCCATAGGAGTAGAGACTATGCACGATTTAATGCGTGATAATAAAACCTTTAGTTTAAAAATTTATAAGTTTTTAGGACTTCGTTTTAAGAAATTAGAAAGACGATTACAATTAATATTATTTAAGGATTCTAAAACAAGGTTTTTAGAATTTATGAAAGAGCTTTGTGAGGAATTTGGTCATGATTGTGAAAAAACAGGTGATAAAGTAATAGTCCATCCATATACACAAAAAGATATAGCCTCTTTAATTGGTACTTCTAGATCTAATTTAAATGTATTAATGAATGAGTTAAAGGAAGCAAACATTATCAGTTTCAATAGAAAAGAGATAAGATTACTTCAAAAAATAGCATAA
- a CDS encoding peptidoglycan DD-metalloendopeptidase family protein, protein MNTEKFNQFLNKISKEPLPVIDAAISLESYFPIVISSKNKELLNFDISSSSEWEVYIKSFLEKNKAKIAFGGYLEKRNIYDRSNYFKNVSEKEKRNIHLGTDLWCKENTKVLAVLDGEVHSFKNNKNFGDYGPTIILKHEIENEVFYTLYGHLSLASIENIKVGDAVLQGNTIGYLGSSTVNGEYAPHLHFQIIRDLEDNFGDYPGVSSKENIAFYKNNCPNPNLLLKLAI, encoded by the coding sequence ATGAATACAGAAAAATTTAATCAGTTTTTAAATAAAATTTCAAAAGAGCCTCTACCTGTAATAGATGCAGCAATTTCTTTAGAAAGTTATTTTCCAATAGTAATTTCATCCAAAAATAAAGAGTTATTAAATTTTGATATCTCTTCTTCATCGGAATGGGAAGTATATATAAAATCGTTTTTAGAGAAAAACAAAGCTAAAATAGCTTTTGGAGGTTATTTAGAAAAAAGAAATATTTACGACAGAAGTAATTATTTTAAAAATGTATCAGAAAAAGAAAAAAGAAACATTCATTTAGGTACTGATTTATGGTGTAAAGAAAACACCAAAGTATTAGCGGTCTTGGATGGGGAAGTCCATAGTTTTAAAAATAATAAAAATTTTGGAGATTATGGCCCAACTATTATTTTAAAGCATGAAATAGAAAATGAGGTTTTTTATACTTTATATGGACATTTGTCATTAGCATCCATAGAAAATATAAAAGTTGGAGATGCTGTTTTACAAGGAAATACCATTGGATATTTAGGAAGTTCTACTGTAAACGGAGAGTATGCGCCACATTTACACTTTCAAATTATTAGAGATTTAGAAGATAATTTTGGAGACTATCCTGGAGTGTCATCCAAAGAAAATATAGCATTTTATAAAAATAATTGTCCAAACCCAAATTTATTACTAAAATTAGCTATTTAG
- a CDS encoding aconitate hydratase: MAFDINMIKKVYSNVVERVDAARKLTGKPLTLSEKILYSHLWDKTSDKAFVRGKDYVDFAPDRIALQDATAQMALLQFMQAGKSKVAVPTTTHCDHLIQAKNGASMDLQSALNTSNEVFNFLESVSNKYGLGFWKPGAGIIHQVVLENYAFPGGMMIGTDSHTVNAGGLGMVAIGVGGADAVDVMAGMAWELKFPKLIGVKLTGKLSGWTAPKDVILKVAGIVSAKGGTGAIVEYFGEGATSMSCTGKGTICNMGAEIGATTSTFGYDESMERYLRATDRSDVADAANEVKEYLTGDAEVYANPEEYFDQVIEINLSELGPLLNGPFTPDLSTKVGTDMAKAANDNDWPLKVEWGLIGSCTNSSYEDLSRASSIAQQALDKGLKIKSELGINPGSEKVRYTADRDGIIGIFEKLDAKIFTNACGPCIGQWARYEDPKNAPKNSIVHSFNRNFAKRADGNPNTHAFVASPELTAAIAIAGRLDFNPITDKLINENGEEVMLDEPTGWELPPKGFEVKDDGYLAPEKDGSHVKIAVKDDSDRLQLLEPFKPLGNKLEGVKLLIKAFGKCTTDHISMAGPWLRYRGHLDNISNNCLIGAVNAFGMKTNFVKNQLTGEFGGVPDTARAYKAAGIKSIVVGDHNYGEGSSREHAAMEPRHLGVAAVLVKSFARIHETNLKKQGMLGLTFNNEADYDLIQEDDTFNFVDLNEFAPDKPLTIEVVHADGSKDMIVTNHTYNQGQIEWYNEGSALNLIKKENA, encoded by the coding sequence ATGGCATTTGATATTAATATGATTAAAAAAGTGTATTCAAACGTAGTAGAACGTGTGGATGCTGCTCGTAAACTTACAGGAAAACCTTTAACTTTATCAGAAAAAATTCTGTATTCGCATTTATGGGATAAAACATCAGATAAAGCTTTTGTTAGAGGTAAAGACTATGTAGATTTTGCACCAGACAGAATTGCATTACAAGATGCAACTGCGCAAATGGCATTACTGCAATTTATGCAAGCTGGTAAAAGTAAAGTAGCAGTTCCTACAACCACGCACTGTGATCATTTAATTCAAGCTAAAAACGGTGCAAGTATGGATTTACAGTCTGCACTTAATACCAGTAATGAAGTTTTTAACTTTTTAGAATCTGTTTCTAATAAATACGGATTAGGTTTTTGGAAACCCGGAGCAGGAATTATTCACCAAGTAGTTTTAGAAAATTATGCATTTCCAGGAGGAATGATGATTGGTACAGATTCTCACACAGTAAATGCTGGTGGTTTAGGTATGGTTGCTATTGGTGTTGGTGGTGCAGATGCAGTAGATGTAATGGCAGGTATGGCTTGGGAATTAAAGTTTCCTAAATTAATAGGAGTGAAATTAACCGGTAAATTATCTGGTTGGACTGCACCAAAAGACGTTATTTTAAAAGTAGCAGGTATTGTTTCTGCAAAAGGAGGAACAGGAGCCATTGTTGAATATTTTGGTGAAGGAGCAACTTCTATGTCTTGTACAGGTAAAGGTACCATTTGTAATATGGGAGCCGAAATAGGAGCAACCACATCTACTTTTGGGTATGATGAATCTATGGAACGTTATTTACGCGCTACAGATAGAAGTGATGTTGCAGATGCTGCTAACGAAGTAAAAGAATATTTAACAGGTGATGCAGAAGTGTATGCAAACCCAGAAGAATATTTTGACCAAGTTATAGAAATTAATTTATCAGAATTAGGACCATTATTAAACGGACCTTTTACGCCAGATTTATCTACAAAAGTAGGAACAGATATGGCAAAGGCTGCTAATGATAACGATTGGCCATTAAAAGTAGAATGGGGATTAATTGGTTCTTGTACAAACTCTTCTTACGAAGATTTATCGAGAGCTTCTTCAATTGCACAACAAGCGCTGGATAAAGGTTTAAAAATAAAATCGGAATTAGGAATTAACCCTGGATCTGAAAAAGTAAGATATACAGCAGATAGAGATGGTATTATTGGTATCTTCGAAAAGTTAGATGCAAAGATTTTTACAAACGCTTGTGGACCATGTATTGGTCAATGGGCTCGTTATGAAGATCCAAAAAACGCACCTAAAAATAGTATTGTTCATTCTTTTAATAGAAACTTTGCAAAGCGTGCAGATGGTAACCCAAATACGCATGCTTTTGTTGCTTCACCAGAATTAACAGCAGCTATTGCAATTGCTGGTCGTTTAGATTTTAATCCGATTACGGATAAATTAATCAACGAAAACGGAGAAGAAGTAATGTTAGATGAACCAACAGGATGGGAATTACCTCCAAAAGGTTTTGAAGTAAAAGATGATGGTTATTTAGCACCAGAAAAAGATGGAAGTCATGTAAAGATTGCAGTAAAAGATGATTCTGACAGATTACAATTATTAGAACCTTTTAAACCTTTAGGAAACAAATTAGAAGGTGTAAAATTATTAATAAAAGCATTTGGTAAATGTACAACAGATCATATTTCTATGGCGGGACCATGGTTGCGTTACAGAGGGCATTTAGATAATATTTCTAACAACTGTTTAATTGGAGCTGTAAACGCGTTTGGAATGAAAACCAATTTTGTTAAAAACCAATTAACTGGTGAGTTTGGAGGTGTACCAGATACTGCAAGAGCTTATAAAGCTGCAGGTATAAAATCTATTGTAGTTGGAGATCATAATTATGGTGAAGGTTCTTCTAGAGAGCACGCTGCAATGGAGCCTAGACATTTAGGTGTTGCTGCTGTTTTAGTAAAATCTTTTGCTAGAATTCATGAGACCAACTTAAAGAAACAAGGAATGTTAGGTTTAACATTTAATAATGAAGCAGATTATGATTTAATTCAAGAAGATGATACGTTTAACTTTGTGGATTTAAATGAATTTGCTCCAGATAAACCTTTAACGATAGAAGTTGTTCATGCAGATGGATCTAAAGATATGATTGTTACAAACCATACTTATAATCAAGGTCAGATTGAATGGTATAATGAAGGTTCTGCCTTAAACTTAATTAAAAAAGAAAATGCTTAA